GCACCTCGTCGGCAGTCATCGCCGCGGCGCGAGCGGCGTGTGGGGCGCGTGACGCGGCAGCGATGACTGCCGGTCGGGTCAGTTGTAGAGGATGCCGCCGTCGACGAGGAGGACCTGACCGGTCACGTACTCGGAGTTCGGCCCCGCGAAGAACGACACCACGCCGGCGACGTCCTCCGGTGTCTCGATGCGGCCGAGTGCGATCGAGTCGACGTTCTCCTTGAGGTTCTGGCCGAGCGGCTTGCCGTTGATCTTGCTGAGCTCGGCGTCGATGAGCTCCCACATGCCGGTGCCGACGATGCCGGGCGCATATGCGTTCACCGTGATGCCGTGACCGGCGAGCTCCTGCGCGGCCACCTGCGTGAGGCCGCGCACGGCGAACTTCGATGCGGAGTACGCGCCGAGGATCGGGAAGCCCTTGATCGACGCGATGGAGGCGGCAGAGACGATACGGCCCTTCACCCCGCGCTCGATGAAGCTCGCGGCGGCCGCCTGGATGCCGAACACGACGGAGTTGACGTTGATGCGGAAGATCTTGTCGAGCTCGTCCTCGGTGATCTCCAGGACGGGCTTGACCTGTGCGATCCCGGCGTTGTTGACGATCACGTCGAAGCCGCCGAGCGTGTCGACCGTCGTCGCGACGGCCGCCTCGATGTCCTGCTTCTTCGAGACGTCGGCGGCGACGAAGAACGCCTTTCGTCCCCGTGCCTCGATCTCCGAGACGACCGCGTCGCCCTTCTCCTGCTGGAAGGCGAGGTCGGCGACCGCGACATCGAAGCCGTCGGAGGCGAGCTTGAGCGCGATCCCGCGGCCGATGCCCTGACCGGCGCCTGTGACGAGAGCGACCTTCGTGGAAGTCATCGTGTAACACTCCTTCGTTCAGGCTGCGGGCGTGCGCCATCGCAGCTGTCGTCACGCTAGATCGTGTCGGCGAGCCTGCGCCAGCCGCCGACACGGTCGGCCCGGAGGAACCCGGGACGACGCGGCGCTCTCGCCCGCGCTACCCCTTGCAACCCCTGCCGCGAATAGGATCGAGACGTCGACAGGAGGTCTGATGCCTGGTCGTCTCGAGGCGGCGATCCCCGGGAACAGCGACGCGACGGAGTACGCCGAGCTTCTCGGCCGTATCCATCGTGCGACGTTCGAGGGGCGGCGTCCGCCTGCTCGTCCCAGGGACGTCATCGCCGAGTCGTGGTCGAGGCTGCGCCGTCGCGGCCTGCGACCTGACCGCCGTCGCCGAGCGACACCGGATGAGCGACAGAGCGGGGGCGGCGGCGATGTCCTCCGCTCGCTCTTGCCCGGGGTGCGCGCGCACCTGGACTATCTGTTCGAGGACGACGCCGTCCTCCTCGTGCTCGCGGACGCGCAGGCCCGCGTCGTCTGGAGCGAGGGGGGTGCTCGCATGCGCGACCGTGCGGAGAGCATCGGCTTCGTCCGCGGCGCGCTCTGGAGCGAGTGGGAGGTGGGGACGAACGCGATCGGGACGACCCTGGCGACGCGGCATCCGCTCCACGTGCATGGAGCGGAGCACTTCTGCGTCGATCAGCACGACTGGAGCTGTGCGGGCGCGCCCCTCCGCGACCCGCGCAGCGGGAACATGCTCGGCGTCGTCGATCTGTCGATGGCGGCGACGGACGCCGGGAGCACGGTTCTCGCTCTCGCGTCGCTCGTCGCGCACAGCGCTGCGACGGAGCTGCGTGAACGGCATCGCAGAGATCTTCACGCCCTGCGCTCCGCGAGCTGGCTCGTCACGCGAAGGATCGCCGGCCCGTGGATCGTCGCAGACGAATGGGGCTGGGTCGCCGCGGCGAACGAGGTGGAGAATCGTCGTCGAGTGACGCTTCCCGGTGAGGCGGGCGCGTGGGTGCCCGGTCTCGGCGAGACCGTGGCTGAGCGAATGCACGGCGGGTGGCTTCTGCGCCCGCGATCGGGCCTGCTGTCGCTCCCGGAGGCATGCCTGGAGATCCGCCAGAGCGCGCACGGCGCCGTTCTGCGGTTCGCGTCGGCGGCGGGCGGGACGGAGATGGAGGCGACGAGGCGGCAGGCCGACATCCTCCTCCTGCTGGCGAGTCATCCGCACGGCCTCACGGCTCCGCAGCTCTCGGCGCTTCTCTACGGCACGCCGGAGCGCGACGTCACCGTGCGTGCCGAGATCAGTCGTCTCCGTCGGACGCTCGGCGACGCGATCGTTCCCGCACCGTACCGATTCGCCGAGGGACTGCGCGTCCGCGTCGCGAACGCGACGCGCTGAGGCCGGGCGCGAGGTGGGACGTCCCCGCCCCGAGACCTGCCGGAAGCGTCGACGCGTGCACAGCGGCGTGTGCGCGATGCCGTTTTCCACAATCCGCCGTACGTGCCGCTCCGTGTCCGCGAAGCGTGACAAATTCGGGATATCGACTCACACTGGGAGGCATGGTCATGACGGA
This window of the Microbacterium sp. AB genome carries:
- a CDS encoding acetoin reductase — its product is MTSTKVALVTGAGQGIGRGIALKLASDGFDVAVADLAFQQEKGDAVVSEIEARGRKAFFVAADVSKKQDIEAAVATTVDTLGGFDVIVNNAGIAQVKPVLEITEDELDKIFRINVNSVVFGIQAAAASFIERGVKGRIVSAASIASIKGFPILGAYSASKFAVRGLTQVAAQELAGHGITVNAYAPGIVGTGMWELIDAELSKINGKPLGQNLKENVDSIALGRIETPEDVAGVVSFFAGPNSEYVTGQVLLVDGGILYN
- a CDS encoding helix-turn-helix domain-containing protein, with amino-acid sequence MPGRLEAAIPGNSDATEYAELLGRIHRATFEGRRPPARPRDVIAESWSRLRRRGLRPDRRRRATPDERQSGGGGDVLRSLLPGVRAHLDYLFEDDAVLLVLADAQARVVWSEGGARMRDRAESIGFVRGALWSEWEVGTNAIGTTLATRHPLHVHGAEHFCVDQHDWSCAGAPLRDPRSGNMLGVVDLSMAATDAGSTVLALASLVAHSAATELRERHRRDLHALRSASWLVTRRIAGPWIVADEWGWVAAANEVENRRRVTLPGEAGAWVPGLGETVAERMHGGWLLRPRSGLLSLPEACLEIRQSAHGAVLRFASAAGGTEMEATRRQADILLLLASHPHGLTAPQLSALLYGTPERDVTVRAEISRLRRTLGDAIVPAPYRFAEGLRVRVANATR